From the genome of Apostichopus japonicus isolate 1M-3 chromosome 17, ASM3797524v1, whole genome shotgun sequence:
TTGAGAATGTGCTGAAAGTGTTTATATATAAGTCTTCATAAGCATTAGAAAATGCATCGTTAATATTGGTGAATGTGTACGTCATGCTGCACAGAATGGGGTTTTGAGGAATGCTGTGAGActgttatttaatatatttccaAAATGTTCAACAGCATATTAATAGTACTCAGTCTTGTTCATAATTAATGTTTAGTGATCATATTCAATGAATAACTTGACATAATAATTTCATTAAAGAAGGGGCCTTTcaatgaaaaagaaacttttacatactgtacatcacaACATGTTACAGTATACATTGTTTTGTGTTGAAATACTGCTTGGTGATAAAAGTTTTTCAAATTGATAGAATTCTTGACATCAAAGCCTTGTAGGTCAGTCAAGTGTTTTTATAGCAATGCttgaaaatattgtttaattcaactactgtacatagttaaGCTGTACAGTCATTAATAGTAACCACAGGCTCCATAGCCAAAGCATTCATTTCTTCATACATAACATGTTACTATTAAGCTGGAAAATTTAACCAAATTAAAGTTCTTGgtattttatgttaataatgCATGCATACACCAGGAATATATGCTTTTAGCATCCTTTTCCACAATGTTCAAACTTAGCTTCTTAGAACCATTCATTATGTGAGTGCATTGGTGTGAGCTCTTTTGACTGTCCAAAAGCAAAAACTGAACCATCTGAGGTACAACATCTTCAATGTAAATGACATGTACACCTTTAAGTTTTGTGGGCTTATGACTTGGTTAACCAATGAATCATTGTGTAATGTTTAGCACTGCAAATGGTTCAATTTTGAATTAAGAAGATCCTTGTTGAATAGTTTCAGCGATATGATGTACAGTAATGAACATGTGGAATTGACAATTGATTGCAATGATCACAATATCAGGATGCATAATACAGCCAACACTGTATGCACAATAATGTACTACACTGATGATTGTCATTATATTTCTCTGATGCAGGTCTAAAGTGGTACGAGGAAAGGAGAGGGCACAATTTCATCAAGAAGGGTTGTTGGTAGATACGTTTAGGTTCGAGAAAAGCTGGTCAGAGGGCCAGGTGTTTGATGCACTCTTCAATGCATTCAGAAATCAACTGACCACAGCGTCTGGTGAAAGTGTAACGTAAGattaaatttcttttattatCCAATGTAGTGGGTGAATCTAGGGATTGATAATGGCTGTATGCATGCTATTATATTAAAAGTTTGTAAGCCTAACAAAACAACATGTGCTTTTGCACTGGTATAGTGCATTTGCGTGACAAGTAAATGAACCATGTAGTAAAATCATTTTCATAGCTGCCATGTATTTGAGGTCAAGATAGGCAACTTAAAACAGTATTTCAGGTCTCACTTCAGATTGGTATTTATAAGTTGCACTTCGAGGGTACACGACCCCAATTGTGGcttatatttcatataactGTGCATACAATCTATATTCGTTAAAAAAAATGCAGGTACAGGAGAGTGCAGAAATAGTCAATATTTACCCCATTAGGTAGTTCAGGTCAATATTTTACAACAAGCCTGTACATGATCTACACATGCAGTAACTTTGCATGTCCATACATGGAGTCATATGATAATACCAGTACCACTCAGGTTAGCTAACAGATTCTAGGTACTGTGATAAATTATGTCAGAAATGTAGTGCAGGCTTTTTGTCTAACTAGAAAAATCTGCTGTCTTTTATTTATATGAACATTACAGAGTCTTGCTTCCCTGCAACTTTTATGTTAGCCTACCATGAAGGTGATTTTTACACATTCAATGGATGGTTCACAGTGATGCTGTTACAGAGATTTTGAAGGATTGaattattttggaaataaataaaattaaagaaatgatACATAAAAGCCAAACTGTTTGTAAGTAATAttcctctgttttttttttaaaatctcaTGAAAGGGCAACATGATAGTAAGAGTAGTGTGTTGCCTGCATGAAGACTGATGTGAAGGTTTATGGAGGATAATGTTTATGTTTTGTTGAAGTATATTGTTGTAAATGAAATGCTGTAAGTAGGCTGTATTAAATAAGAGTATTTCAAATCACTTCAAGGAAGTGCTCATGAAGTTGTCTTTAATTTTGCCTTTCAGATTTTGCCTTAAGAAACCAGAGGGAGTTGTCTTACTACAACCCAGAATTGCCCCAACAGAAACACTCAGTGGAGAGAAAATTTGCGAAATTTTTTCACAGAAGACAGTATATTTGTGCCCGGATCGGGATCTGCAAGTATTTAAAAAGGTACTATGAGTAAACTACAGTAGCATGTGGCTATATGCTACAAAGAGGACAACAGGGTGACTTTAGTTCATTGATCTCAACTCACTTCGTAATTCCcttggttgattttttttttagatactTTGTGTAAGCAGACAAGTGTTGATGTGTTCTAGTACGATTGAATACATGAATATGTGCTTGGAACCACATTACACATTACTTCAATAAAGATCACTTCAAGAATTCTTATTTCATgaatttaatttccaatcaGAATGTAAAAAAAGcttattatattttttgggaGTTTAATGTCATGTAAGGCTCACTGTGCTGAAACTTGGTATCATGTTGTAAGGTTATAACAGGTATGTGTTGATGTATGTTAAAGTTtgtataaatttgcatattaatgaggGGTTGTGGCTTCATCTAATTTTGCAACATTTAGTGTAGGTATAAGAGAATGCCTGTTACTCATTATAGTCACTATGTAGATGGATTTTAGTGAGTAGAAtgaccctattgtttttggtggttaTATTACGGGTATTAATGAGGTAATAGGGTCAAAACTTCATGCATAAGTCTAATTTTTAAAGAACCTCAAGTCTGCCAATCAACAATTTCAGCAAGGAATCATTCAATGCACTGCATCTATGTGAataattttctctctttcttccatACTAAGGAAATCATCTCAAGTGATGAAGATGACAAATTGGTAAGCCTTCTCATTTATGGTGTCCATATAATGATTCCATGTTCTTCAGGTACACTTAGCAGATTGTTTGTGTGGAGGTGATGTTATCACTTTATTTCATAGGCCTTCTGAAATGTTTTCAGCCATTATCACCATTCTGTCACTCAGTGTTTTAGCTGTCTGATTGCTGTTTGGATTATgggtgaaaaaaattaaataatttaactCACGTCATCCATTTTTATGGGAGCTATATACTGACAGAACAGATTTAAATACTTCAGGACTTTGgtttgaaagaaagtaaaatactGCATGACTATGGTTATAGAATGGAACCGCAACCAGCAGTCTGTATTTACATTTACAGGAAGATGACAGAGCTGATGAAACACCCCTCTTTGGTGAGAGTTCCAAATCAACATACAGTgagagtagtagtagtagaagtaagTAAATAATTTAACTATTCCTGGTTATTGCAACAGACATTGGTTGGCATGTTTTTATTACATTACATGTGTAGCTTCACAATCAGTACAAAATATAACTAAATCGCAGGAGAACGGAAGTATTCTCAGAAACATTGGAAAAAAACAAGGTTTAACTAGTAGAACACTCGCGACAAATTACATACATTACTTTTTTAAGTAAATATGAGCAAAAATTGAAAGCTAGCTGTGTAACCATAACAATGCATTTCCCCTGGTACCATATGTTCTAATTTTGCGAACTTCAAATGCTTTACTAAGGTCCATAAAAATACAGTACAATCTTAGCAACTTTTAACTGACTAGGAAAGACTCCACtcttaaaagaaatattgaaaatatcagTAACAGGTTTTGCTATGTATGGAAGGACATCCCTTAATTATATCATGTTTAATGTCATCATATCCTGCAGATTTATTTGGCTTAAATTAAGGGAAGCTAGATCGTGCAACTTCTATGAATTTGTCTTCAGTAATGGGTGATATAAACATAGAAGAATCATTAAGATTTACATTATATAGGAAGTCAGCAGCTTTACTAGTTGTATGGATTTTGCTAGAAAGACAGGTCTGTATTGACAAAGAACTAATTGAAGTAATTATTCACAATTTCGCTGATGTTGTTCGATTCGTTATTACCATCATGAAGTGAAGGGGGTACGATGTTGCTTTATCTTTACGATGGAGAAGGTTATTAATAGCACTTCATGTTTCATTTGGATTGTTTTAACAATCTATTATAGAATTAAATCTTCTTAGACCTGCCTATAATAAAGGTGTGCTCCTTTCGATTTTGTGTAGTTCTAAGTTGCATGAGGAGTCTTTTAGGTATTTATGGTAAAGcttattcttttatttaatcGTTGGCAACATACTACTGGTAATCCATGGGTGTCTGTTTTTTCTTCAGTCTGCTTAGTTTTCCTAGGTTTGACTttttattgattccttgccgaaggccgaaggaatctatgcagtaTGGTGATTGTGTGCGCGTGTGTAATGCcttagcttgtaaacatgatatctcaaaaagtaaaagttggttgaacttcaaacttggtaagTGGGTAGCCCTTAGAAAGAAGACGATCCCTATTTTTTCcaaggaggtcaaaggtcatttgaggtcaacagaggtatcaaagtctgaaaaccttgtaaacacgatctctcaagaagtaaaagttggttgaacttcaaactttgTAAGTGGGTATCCCTTAGTGCCTTAAGTACTGTTTTAGCCTTTCCAAAACCCAGAAACAGCAGTGTGTCTAGGATTTGACAGTATTACATGTGAGAAATGATCGTAAGCATTGGATGCTTGAGTTTCATGTTGGTTTTGCCACAATGCAACACAATGGTAAAAAGCAACACATGCAAACTGGGATATTCAGAACAGTTTATTTAATGTTTAGGAAACAGCAATGTCCTTTCATAATGTAcattatttaacatatttttggtAGTTATTTATCATTTGGAACTATTTCATACTTAGTTTTGTTCCTTATTCACAGAGCAACCTTCTGCCACATTTGTTTGTGAAAGATGCACATACATAAATCCATCCTCTGTCACAGAATGTCAGATGTGTTCTGGTGAGTAATTATACAAGGGGGCTCTTATTTAAAAGCGCCACAATCACTAGCAAGGAGTGGTTTGTGTGAGGTCATGAATCATAACGTAATTTTACATTTGAAGGTGTTGAATTCTTGTTTTTGCTACGGTTGGTTAATGTTTTGATTTTGCAATTTCTATTTTATCGTTAGAAAGAAACAATAGCTAAAATTACTTCTGTTCTccatatgtgttttttttttcatttttaatgatGCTGGGTATGCAACACACACTATTAAGTTGTGATGACTTACAATGGAAGGATTAAACAAATGTcgtaaaaatgcaaaaattgcTCTGATTTGTGGGCTTTCAATGAAGGAATTTTAAGAAGAATGGTAGGAAACTTTGCTAGTGATCTTTGTCATATTGCATTGATACATTTTATGTATACTTTTCCTTACGTATGCAATCTGATATAAATTAGGAATAGATTGCACAGTAATAATTTGTCAATCTGACTTCTTACTTTACAGAAGATCCTCTGGTAGAGCAAAGCTCCCCAACAAACATGCAGATGCCAGTAATGCCACCTCTTCTGCAGGCACCATCCAAGCCAAAGGATGGTTCAAGAATGATAAAAGACATTTTAGGCTTTGACAATAATCCTAGTCTAACACTTTATGTTGATAGGGATACTCTATTGGATGACAATATTGCCTTCTTTAAAAAGAAGTTTAAAATTGAAAATCCCATCAAAGTCAAGTTTCATGGAGAGATGGCTGTTGATGCAGGTGGACCTTTACGGGAAAATTTTCGTCTACTGGTGAGAAGATTGTATTCGTCAGACCTGAACCTTTTCTTTGGTACGCAGAGTCACAACCTTCTACCAAGTAACAACCAGATGTTGCTATATTCGGGGATGTTTGAGGTGCTTGGGAAAATAATTGCTGCAGCTTTTGTTCATGGGATACCCATGAACCTCCCTCTCCATCCTGCTGTGATAGGCTGTCTCTTGGATAGGCCAAAAGAAGAGATATTTGGTCACCTTCAGCTCAATGACATTCTTGACCTTGAGCTTCAAGACATGCTGAGACAGGtaggtatatacatataaactttaatatagaacagaaaatgttattaaatcTGTTAAGTATGGATTTCATCTTACCCTGCTAGATATTATTTAATGGAAATAAACATGTGAATTTGAATGAGACAACTTTGTACTTTCAAGAATAGCAATTGCATTACATCCAGAAGCCAATAACTCAATATGTGCAGATAAGATGCTGTTGTCATCTACTGTATTATGAAAGAAACTATTCAGTTCATGAGTATCTGTTGTGATAAAGTGGAAATTTGCCCTTTTGGCACTCATAGTTAGTTCACTTCCTTGCTGCTTGCCGGCCTTGGCATAGCTCTGCTTTCAGGAAGTTGGTAGGCAACACAGCAGGGGGTCACCATGCTTCATTGTGACATGCATGTTGAGATCTGTTCTGCCTCTCTACTTTAGGAACTAACATAATCCTGCATTGGATTACTAGTTTTGCATCTGTTTGGCAGCTGTTTATTGTCAGCTTGTATTTGGGTAGTGCTCTACTTAGTAAAGTAGCAACTACATCCATAGGGTTTCTGGGTGAAATATGGTGTGTTAGAGTTTAAGGTGTATTACAGAGATGGTGATGGGGCTGTTTGCAGCCATGTGGCTTGCAACTTCTCCCTCACTCTTCTGCAAACCTCCCTCCAGTGTGTCTTCTGTGGCAACGTAGAAGCTGGGCTGAGAAGCTGGTTATTTCCGTGTAATTGGTTACTAAACCTGGGTTAGAGTGTTCAACTTCCAGATGTCAGAAAGTTGCTGATTGGTTCCTTGGGCTGAGACTGTTTGGTACAGAACTGTTGGCACAGAACAGTCCGGTACTGCAAAAACAGAGGACTAAATGGAGGTCTGGTgtttattagtatttatttattaaggaACTCATGTCACATGGGTTTGCTACTTTTCAGCATTTCAGATAATACTACTAAAAGAATTGAAGTAACGTAAATTGTGGTTAACTTCATCGTTCTCTTTTTATTTCAGATTTTAGAGTGTGACCAGGATGACGACTTGCTAACACTGGTAACAAAAGAGGGGGGTGCTACCCATTGGCTAGACAGCTGTGGTTGGCCGGCCTCCAAAAAGATGACAGTGAGTGTGTTTGGTCTATTTATAAACTTGGCTTATGAACTTTATGGGGGAGTTTTGGTGTTTTAATTTGGGGGTCAAACCTTTTTAGGGAAATTCCAAGGGTTAGTTTAAATGTCTTAAGGGTCGAGGAAAGGTCTTTCACTAAAGGGACCAAgatcatgacactatctaaaCAGAgtgccaccatcagttggccaGTAGTGTACCAAGAAAAATTTGGCCAAACATACCTGGCATTTTCTGGACCTAATTGATGCATCTTTGAcatattcttcttttttggtTTACACCAATGGTGATGTCAGGATTTGCTCGCCTAGGGGACCAGGCTTGCCAAAAGAGAGGCCCTCCCCACCAAAAAAATAAGATAGCAAGGTCTATTTCAGTGCAGTATCATCAGGGGTGATTCTCAAAATACGATATGACAATTCATAATTGACTTAGAGTTATGGAGATGTCTGAAATGTGTGAACAGTACCTGTTTCTGGATAATTTAGGAAAAATCTGTTGCATTTGGTAATTATTAACATCAATCTCTGTTCACTTTGATACACAAGACATCTCTGTCCCTTCTCATTCCGCCTTCTATATCATGTTCAAATTTCCTAATGGCTGGTTAGTACAAATTATACGAGTGTATAACAAGACTGAtcaaactgatatatatatatatctaatcaAATGAACTGGATGTATACTGCAAAGCATATTTATTCTtctaacatttaaaaaaaaactgactgaTCGATGCATACAAAGTCACATAATGTTGATTTCATTACATAACATTCATACCCAAATAAGTAAGCATGAAGTAGTAAATTATATGCACATGTTACATCGACTAACAGACATGTTTCTTTGTTCAACAGGTGACATGTAAGCATGATCTCGTTCTTTGTGTGATGCACCATTACATTATTGGAATAAGGAGTGCTGCAATATCCTCTATCCAGAAGGGGATGAAGTGTGAGGATAAGTTCCCACTGGCACTCCTCAGTGCATCAGAGTTTAGCAAGCTTCTCACACCACAGCAGATCACTGCTGCTTAACTAAAGAAATTGGTGGAACCATCTATTGAAAAGATGGCTAATGATCAGTCTGCTTCTTCCACATTTGTAAAGAGACTGATCAATGAAATTGGTAAGCGGTTAACTTAAAAGATCTAGTTAATTTGGTAGTACATTTTAGATACTGATGATGTAACTATGTGttcaatatgaataaaacaacgTAGGTTTCAGTTCACATAAGTTTCTATATATGCAtggtcaaaggtcgtttgaggTCAGCAAAGCTCAATACATGAAACCACAGCAGGGATGAGAGATACACATAAACCTTTCATCAGTGTCATGCTCATCTAATTCAACACAGAGATCTCTGTCCCacaaagttttcattttgtctATATTTTAAATGGTACAAGTACTTTGTTATaaacataaaattgctcatAACTCTAAAATGGAGGGGTATACAGAAAAGGTCAGTCTTACAATTTGCAGGATTATGAGTGTTGTGCATAAAGTAAGTGGACtgttgaacaaaacaaaactgtggGAGAATCTTAAATGTTTAATGATTTATCATGCTGTTACAATATTTCCCCTTGGTGTCTTCACTTCTCCTGTTAGAACTATAACAGTACACAGAATTCTATTCTAACTGGTACAAACAATGGCAAATTTTATGCTTCACTAGGTTCTCTGCTGTTTAAATTTTGACTGTTAACCTGCCACTACCACTTATCCTGTGTTGTACTAAGTGATCTGCATGAACCAGTGTGAGACCCTAAACAGAATATCTTGAGTAGTCAAGTTATTTTTAGTAGCAGTAGATTTCATCTTTGATATGTTTCTTTCACTTTATACAGATGATGACAATGCTAACAGACTGGCTGTTTTTGCTACAGGATCAGACTGCTTGTATCATGACCTTGCAGAGATCCAGCTAGAGTTGAATACATACAACCAGCAAGAAACCTCCCCAATTGGCAATACTTGTATGGCCAAAGTGTTATTCCCTGTGTCTTTCACAGAATTTGATAAATTCAAGAGTCACATGTTCAAAATGATGGCAGAAGCAGTAGATTTCTTTGGTATGCTATGAATAAAGACATCATTTGTTCCAAACTTGGTTGTTCTGATGTATCATGTATATCATGTACcaaaatattgccaaaaatGCTTGAACATCCAGTGCCATAATTAGTATAAAGACTTTGGTATAGTTATTTGGTGCAAGTATAATtgcaactttaaaaaaaaaaaaactttgaaatgacGAACCTAAATGCCCATGTAGATTGACACCTTTATTCTGAGTGTATGTCTATGGCGATCACTTGATTTTGCCTTTGAGAGTGTACATGGTTCAGAATGTAACATGCATAGAGGTAGCTACACCATCATAATGGGTATTACTCATAGTTTGTTTTGCCCTTCTGcaagttctttctttcttgtttttatgaTCATAATGCATTCTTGCTGTGTATGTGCATATGTGTCCCCTTataacttgtaaacatgatatctcatgaACAGAAGCTAGAAGATATCTCATATTTGGTTGTTCCACATTTATTACAAGAAGTGTGTGATTTTGAAAGTCACCAGGAGTCTCCTTATGAAAACTCAGTAAATGCTCTATCTTATCTCCAGAAAATCAGTTTATGTTTGGTATGAAGTAAAGATGCACCACATTGAGCACAGGAAGGCTTATGTAGTTGTTGGTAAAGGCCAGCTGTCATTGGAGTCCGattcttaaaataattatagATAATTGGAACTTCAATTCACCTAAGTTGCATTTTCTAGTTAAATGTTACTGTGTgttgtgaatattgtttgattttttatcCCAGGAATGGCACCAACTCATTATTGTCATGttttgggttttcttttttaatatttatttaaataatttgaagCATATTTTTGTGCCTCTGCATTAAGATCTTGCCACTATGTCAGTGAAACATTTGTTTGTGGCAATAGTAAATATACAATTTAGACTGCACTTAGCTGTACATGCCAAAGTTTCTCTTTCTGCTGGGCTAATTTGTGTTTATACATGCCATTGTAGCATTGTAACCACAGAAGCATTGTAACCACAGACTAAATTCACCACCAGCTTCTTGAATTGATGGCATGCTTGTGGTATATGTATGTGGCATAGTCAGCACATGATCACTTTAGCCAGCCTATTATGATGTCATGCACATTATCGACTAAGTTTCATCACCAAATGCAGAAGTGAAAGGGAGTGTTTCGACCTCTTATCAAAATAGATTTGTGAGTTCAAAACATAGGTCAAAAATGCTTTCTTAGAGCATAGTGATTACAAATAGGTATTTAGTCCTTTATATGATTTATAGCATTAGTATGAGTATAGGCACAAACAGAATAATTCTCTCCAACCAAACATTGGCCTGTACCAACAGTGTGAATAATGGTCCCATTCAACCCATTATGAGGTGCTATAGGTGACTGCtctcataatttttttttttaagtaagcattgtttctcaaatattacaatgtACATCAAATATAGCGTTTGGGAGATTGTGTGGTTCATGGTCACATTCATCTGCTTTTGAGGTTTGTTTtgtcaagtttgttttaattaCTATTAGTTGTTGTGATTCTTTGTATACATTTTTTAAGTTCTGCAAGTTAATGCTATTTAGcctttcaaagtttttttttggactTGTACAGTCAACCCATAGAAATAGAGGTAGGGAGAATGATGACAGCAAGATACTGAAGGTGGGATAGTTTAATGATGTTGGGGGCTGTTGGGCAACAAGTTCCCCTTGGAAGCTGTGAAACCCAAAACCAACTAGAAGTAAACAACTCGTtgaaaatttgttatatttccCATCACTAACTAGTACAAGCATGCTAGTCAGCAATATTCAGATTTATAGGTAACATTTTTTAGTACATGCTCATCATGGTACTGCAGCCACAAATTTAAAGCTGCAGTACAATTTAAATAGCTAACAGTTCAAAGATGTAATATAACTTTTGCTTAATGTAATTTATGCTACATACATCTTTTGCCCAACAGTGCATTACATCATcaaatatattttgcatatttgttCAATGAGTAATTAGCCTGATGTCATCCCCCCGTTTACTTTTGTATGATTTGATCAACCACATGTGAGCTTGTAGATAAAACCTCAATTTGGTGTATCATTTAGATGTCATTGTATTTCATGTACTTTTCAGCCTTAGGTAGTACTTGTACaagtatatagtataatatCGTTGTAATTAGTAATAAAACCTCATGAAATTACATCTGaatattttctaatttttttttgtaacacttGTTGCTATTAACAGTCAGGGCAGTTTTCATGCAACATCAGTTAACCTCTATGACTTGCATATTGAAAAACATGaactgtatgtttttttttttcattttccttaaTGTCAAGCTGTTTTCCTGCTCTGACAGACATGAATG
Proteins encoded in this window:
- the LOC139984978 gene encoding uncharacterized protein, giving the protein MEEEDFRSLVEALTPRVVDAGRQRLQASTTSTPTTSTSQPPLTSQRQFPLTQPSTSGWKPRCTPKEELRRAFRRRQHVPYKKKELGSKCIDVILLPDHEWSKVVRGKERAQFHQEGLLVDTFRFEKSWSEGQVFDALFNAFRNQLTTASGESVTFCLKKPEGVVLLQPRIAPTETLSGEKICEIFSQKTVYLCPDRDLQVFKKEIISSDEDDKLEDDRADETPLFGESSKSTYSESSSSRKQPSATFVCERCTYINPSSVTECQMCSEDPLVEQSSPTNMQMPVMPPLLQAPSKPKDGSRMIKDILGFDNNPSLTLYVDRDTLLDDNIAFFKKKFKIENPIKVKFHGEMAVDAGGPLRENFRLLVRRLYSSDLNLFFGTQSHNLLPSNNQMLLYSGMFEVLGKIIAAAFVHGIPMNLPLHPAVIGCLLDRPKEEIFGHLQLNDILDLELQDMLRQILECDQDDDLLTLVTKEGGATHWLDSCGWPASKKMTVTCKHDLVLCVMHHYIIGIRSAAISSIQKGMKCEDKFPLALLSASEFSKLLTPQQITAA